ACAGGGCCACAGAATCTCACAGGTGTCTGAGAATTCCTCCTCCTGGGACTCTCAGAGGATCCAGAACTGCAGCCGGTCCTCGCTttgctgtccctgtccctgtccatgTATCTGGTCACGGTGCTGAGGAACCTGCTCAGCATCCTGGCTGTCAGCTCTGACTCCCCCCTCCACACCCCCAagtacttcttcctctccaacaTGTGCTGGGCTGACATCGGTTTCACCTCGGCCACGGTTCCCAAGATGATTGTGGACATGCTGGCGCATAGCAGAGTCATCTCTCATGCAGTCTGCCTGACACAGATTTCTTTCTTGCTCCTTTTTGCATGTATAGAAGGCATGCTCCTGACTGTGATGGCCTATGACTGCTTTCTAGGCATCTGTTGCCCTCTGCACTACCCAGTCATCGTGAATCCTCACCTCTGTGTCTTCTtcgttttggtgtcctttttcctTAGCCTGTTGGATTCCCAGCTGCACAGTTGGATTGTGTTACAATTCACCAGCATCAAGAATGTGGAAATCTCTAATTCTGTCTGTGACCCCTCTCATCTTCTCAAACTTGCTTGTTCTGACAGCGTCATCAAtagcatattcatatattttgatagtactatgtttggttttcttcccatttcagggATCCTTTTGTCTTACTATAAAATTTTCCCCTCCATTCTAAGGATGTCGTCGTCAGATGGGAAGTATAAAGCCTTCTCCACCTATGGCTCTCACCTAGCGGCTGTTTGCTGATTTTATGGAGCAGGCATTGGCATGTACCTGGCTTCAGCTGTGTCACCACCCCCCAGGAATGGTGTGGTGGCATCAGTGATGTACGCTGTGGTCACCCTCATGCTGAACCTTttcatctacagcctgagaaacagggacaTACAAAGTGCCCTGCGGAGGCTGCACAGCAGAACAGTCGAATCTCATGATCTGttccatcctttttcttgtgTGAGTGAGAAAGGGTAACCACATTAAATCTCTATATCTGCAAATCCTGCCCCTTAGTCACattatttttgtggcttgatggCTTTTATTCCTTTCCGCATTTCCTTTGTGAATATTGCTTTCTTCGTTATGCCTTTAACTGGAATGGGTGAGGATTCTGGGATCCTTGGTTTAGCAGAAACCTCATGACAGAATCCTCTATACCTAGGCGGCCTCTTTTAGTCTCTGAGCAATAACCTTGTCATCCAGGTGGAATCACAACCATCACTTTATATACACGAAGTCCTCACTTCGTTTTGGAATTCCCTGAAAACTGACTTTATGGAAACATTGTACAGAAGGTCCTCCAACACAACTCGTTGTTCAAAGTTGTGTAGTTATACTGTTGATGAAAAATAAGTGGTTTCACTATACATAATTTTGCTTCAAGGTGAAGTTTCCAAGAGActttcaaagatgttaagtgagtacatactgtacatcaaattcaTATCCTCTTCCACAGTTCATGtggaatttctttataaactgcttCTAGAGAATCTATTTAGGCAGGTTCTGTGTAGAGATCCATGTCGCCCTTCCTCAATCTTGGCTTTGagtcaaatcacctggggagcttacgCATGGTGAGGCCTGGGCCTCAAAACTTGAGATTCTGATTTCCTTGCACCTGTGTgagtatgtggat
This genomic stretch from Pan paniscus chromosome 7, NHGRI_mPanPan1-v2.0_pri, whole genome shotgun sequence harbors:
- the LOC129395888 gene encoding olfactory receptor 7E24-like, producing the protein MSSSRNLDVSNDITEGVYTPCHIGSNIILSPSGYWERYHSAEDPELQPVLALLSLSLSMYLVTVLRNLLSILAVSSDSPLHTPKYFFLSNMCWADIGFTSATVPKMIVDMLAHSRVISHAVCLTQISFLLLFACIEGMLLTVMAYDCFLGICCPLHYPVIVNPHLCVFFVLVSFFLSLLDSQLHSWIVLQFTSIKNVEISNSVCDPSHLLKLACSDSVINSIFIYFDSTMFGFLPISGILLSYYKIFPSILRMSSSDGKYKAFSTYGSHLAAVC